A region of the Lycium barbarum isolate Lr01 chromosome 1, ASM1917538v2, whole genome shotgun sequence genome:
AAAATGAGTTTCATATCAAAGCAGGCCAAAATGCAACTGAATTTCGAACATGCAAAATTATATTTGGAGATTGTGAGTTGTTTAATCTGAAAGAactaaaaataataattcaagaaaTATACGGTAGTTTtcacttttctttttcaaaaaacacaaaaaatggGGGAGATCAGATCATGTTGGATAAGTTGGATTATGACCCGTTATTGAGCCATCTTAAGTACCTTGGACCTATGTTGCTCATACTCTTCAAAAATGTGTCGGATCCttaaaaaatagtgcatttttggagaatctGATACAAATGCGCCTGCATTTTTGAAGAGTTCGAGCAACATAGCTTTGGACAGGTTCAGGCATGAACATTTTATTAGTTTGACCCATTTTTGCTCATCCAAATTTAATCCTACGCACTCACTTGCCGCTCCTAATTGCAGGATTACTGAGCTCGCTCGGTGCTGGAGGATCCGTGACGCTCCCTGCTTCAGGGAGATTCTCCGCTTCATCTTTCTGGTCGGACATGATCAAGTACAACGCCACGTGGTACACTGCGGTCCCTACCATTCATCAAATCCTACTGGACCGCCATTTCACCAATCCCGAGCCTGCTTACCCGAAACTCCGGCTCATTAGGAGTTGCAGTGCTGCATTAGCACCATCCGTATTGGCAAGGCTAGAAGAAGCATTTGGTGCCCCTGTTTtagaggcatatgcaatgacagAAGCCACACATTTGATGTGCTCAAATCCATTGCCCGAAAACGGGCCACATTTACCGGGCTCAGTAGGGAAGCCTGTGGGCCAAGAAATGGCGATATTGGATGAGAGTGGTGTGGTACAAGGGCCTGATGCAAAGGGAGAAATTTGCATTAGGGGTGAAAATGTtactaaagggtataaaaataatCCTGAGGCTAATAAATCTGCTTTCCAGTTTGGTTGGTTTCACACTGGAGATGTGGGATACTTGGACTCTGATGGATATTTGCATTTGGTTGGAAGGATCAAGGAGTTGATCAACCGTGGAGGTATGTTTATTTCTACTTTATAAATTCTTGTTAGTATTCAATGTGATTTTGGTCTTCTATTAAGTGCTTCTCTTCAATGCATGATGATTAGTATTGGTGTGAATATGCTATCTTGgatattatgttttgatttttttgtattaaaagaaaagaaaaagttatATTATTTAAAGGGAGTTAAGATAGTTTATGGCTAAAAAATTTCCAAGTATATTACTCAAAGCTGAAacactaaatttttatttttcgaaCACGCCGGTGAAAATCTTGAATGAGCCATGGTTTGATTGATTTATCGTAAAAGTTGCGTTTTCCTATAGTAAATTCTATGTTAAAATATTAAAAAGTCAATATCCCAATTTACAGAAGAAATTAAATGCATCGACTTTCCTTCTTGAAGGTGTCATTATTTTTGGGGAGGATATTCGAGTACATTAGTATGGACCGTGTATCTATTATTATTTGGGATTATTGACTAGTACTTTTGAGGTCCCAGAATAATTAAGTTGTCATCAAACTTGGCTTGCACCTCCCGTATGCTATTTGGTAGGATGTAACAACTTAATGGGGCCTTTCTCCATTGTAATTTTCGTAATTTGCCCAATTTTAGGTTCATGATATTGACATCTACTCTTTCGACTATTCGATAATGTCTTTTTCCAAAAGCCAAACTAGATTTTTCCTTCAGCCTGTATTGAAAGCTATTTGCTCAGTAGATCCTAAGGCCTCTTAAGATCTCCGCCGAAAAATACAAAGAGGAAACTGCTCCCTTCGTTCTAATTTATGTGATGCTATTTCTTTATTTGTCCATTTCAAAAAGAATGCAAATTGATACATATTcaaataattaaattttaaacCTTGCATTTTACCCTTGCTAAGAAGCTTTTACAACCATGTAATTGTTATGGCATATATATGGTTAAGACCACATTTTCTaaagtcttcatttttttttccttaaattgcgagtccaactatgtcacataaattgcaACCGGGAGAGTAAGAAAATGGTCGAAAGCATATACCCTTTGGGCCACCCATGAATTGTTTCTGATCTGTAATTTTCCTTCTTCCAATTTCAGGGGAAAAAATATCACCTATTGAAGTGGATGCTGTTCTTGTTTCTCATCCAGAGATTGCTCAAGCTGTTGCTTTTGGAGTTCCTGATGACAAGTATGGTGAAGAGGTAACAAAATGACCCTAATTTTATGTCTCAATTCCAGGGGGGGTGGGAATATCACCTATTGAAGTAAATTTCATTTTCTGCTGTGTATAATATATTTTGTCTAATTCAGATACATTCATGTTTCACAGATAAACTGCGCAGCTATTCCAAGAGAAGGGACAAAGATCGATGAAGAAGAAGTGTTGAGATTCTGCAAGAAAAATCTGGCAGCCTTTAAGGTCCCCAAAAGGGTATTCATGACTGATTCTCTTCCAAAAACTGCAACTGGAAAAATTCAACGACGACTAGTGGCAGAGCACTTTCTTGCACAGATCTCAACTGCTAAAGTGCCCAAGTTCGGAGCTTGAAAAAATATACCAGGGTTTCTCAAGTACCTTAAGCAGATGAATTGTTATAATAGTAACATATATGCCTTGTGCTCGTAATCACTTAAGTACCTGAACAAGAATCGGAGAATCACTGCCTCCCGATTAGTAAATTGTCTTTCCTCTAAAAAGATTGTTAGTAGATTCTTttggggcttttttttttttaaggtcaTCATTTTTGGTAGAAGCATTAAAAGTTTTCTTCCTTGTATAAGTGGCTATTAAAAGAGTAATATTTTTACAATGAATTTTGTCGAATGCAGAGAAACATGGAGGAGTCCTTTGCCGTGATTTTCTTCATTTTGTTCCTTTTTCCGTAttattcttctttttgtttttgtccAAAGACACGAAACGTATCAAAGTTTGGATAAATCTTTGGCTTCATTATCTTGTTGAGCAGTAATTCATGATAATTTGATACTCAGTTACTCCAGACGTAGGACATCCTTTGCGTCTGCATCTCTTGGGCACAAACATCAGGGAGAAATCTCTGAGTTAACCACGTAGAGATAACTAgccattaaaaaaaattgtattttaaCGCAAACGCATATATAGCTCGCGTGATGATACTGAACTTCCAATTACAGCATATCATGCAAGTTGAGCTCTATAGCTTTTACCTGCGAACCAGGATATGGGCTAGTAAAGAGTAATGAATTAGCTCGAACATTAGTGGGACAATAAGCTTTCAGCTTATCAAATTACATAAAGCAGCAGCCTGAAATTGTTGCAATTTCCAATTTGACCACAGATAATAAACACTAGTAAGTTATAATCAAAGTAAAAATGATATATTGCTCAAGAAATAAGCCATTGACCCCTTCTGAAGTATTTCATCTAGAACTAGAATAGGGACCAAAACAAAGCATCCATTAGATTTCAATGTCATAGGTATTATGAAACATTACCAACTATAATGCGAATGAATCAGTAATTGTGCCACCAAGGTGACCAAACAGAACAAAGTTCCAAACCACAAAACAAGAATAGAAAAACTTAACAGCCACTACTATATAACTGCACTCAAAATTCCCCACAACCTGAATTCATCAACCTTCTAGCTGTTCCTCCTCATCTTCATAATCATAACCTTCCTCCTCATCAGCTGTTGCATCTTGATATTGCTGGTACTCAGAAACTAAATCGTTCATGTTGCTTTCAGCCTCAGTAAACTCCATCTCATCCATACCTTCTCCAGTGTACCAATGCAAGAAAGCCTTTCTTCGAAACATAGCTGTAAACTGCTCACTGACCCTACGGAACATCTCCTGAATCGAAGTGGAGTTACCAATGAAAGTTGAGGCCATCTTCAGACCAGTTGGAGGGATGTCACAGACTGTTGACTTGACATTGTTAGGGATCCACTCTACGAAATAGGAAGAGTTCTTGTTCTGTACATTAATCATCTGCTCATCAACTTCTTTGGTGCTCATTTTTCCACGAAACATGGCTGAAGCAGTCAAATATCGACCATGACGAGGATCAGCAGCACACATCATATTCTTTGCATCCCACATCTGCTGTGTTAGCTCAGGAACAGTCAATGCTCGATATTGCTGTGACCCACGAGAAGTGAGTGGAGCAAATCCAACCATGAAGAAATGCAACCGAGGGAATGGGATGAGGTTAACAGCAAGCTTGCGGAGATCAGAGTTGAGTTGACCAGGGAAACGGAGACAGCAAGTTACACCACTCATGGTGGCAGAAATCAAATGGTTTAGGTCCCCAACTGAGCAAACATCATCCATCagtaaataaatcaaaaaaatccACTGTAGCAAGTATATTGATGATGATGGTACATGCAGTAGAATTCAATGTCATGCCTCAAATAGTAAGGAGTGAGTGCGATTTCCAAACCAACTAAAGAGAAAAAAGGACAAGCCCTGACACGTAGTGAGCATACGACCAGAATCATAAATAATCAAAAAGTTCTTGGACCTAACATTGAATGCAAAGAATTGTGAATATTCTAAATACAAGTGGGTGAATCAACTGAAAAATGATTCATATAACATTTACAGCACATAAATAAACAAATGGCGATTTTAACATTCTAAGTCATAAAATAGACAATAACACTAACCCAAGATAcatgaaataaatgaaaatataacACATAACTATCAGGTTGCATTTAGTTAAGAAAAGACCAGCTAACTGAAATAAGATGTAACTTACAGCTGGGAGTAGTAAGTTTGAGAGTTCTGAAGCAAATGTCATAAAGAGCTTCATTATccaacaccatacactcatctgCGTTCTCAACAAGTTGGTGAACAGAAAGAGTAGCATTATAGGGCTCAACAACTGTGTCGGAAACCTTGGGGGAAGGGAACACAGAGAAAGTAAGCATCATTCTATCTGGGTATTCCTCCCTGATCTTAGATATAAGGAGAGTTCCCATTCCTGATCCAGTTCCACCTCC
Encoded here:
- the LOC132639259 gene encoding probable CoA ligase CCL9; this encodes MASNLMLTGLLKHVAEKFPTRRAICVSGKLDVTHARLHQLIEQAASQLVAAGVEPRDVVALTFPNTIEFVIMFLAVIRVRATAAPLNAAYMPEEFEFYLSDSESKILLIAKEGNEAAQAAATKLNIPQITVTLPQSNSDISLIPSSPLSDSDSISNIVNEPSDVALFLHTSGTTSRPKGVPLTQHNLASSVNNIKSVYKLTESDSTVIVLPLFHVHGLIAGLLSSLGAGGSVTLPASGRFSASSFWSDMIKYNATWYTAVPTIHQILLDRHFTNPEPAYPKLRLIRSCSAALAPSVLARLEEAFGAPVLEAYAMTEATHLMCSNPLPENGPHLPGSVGKPVGQEMAILDESGVVQGPDAKGEICIRGENVTKGYKNNPEANKSAFQFGWFHTGDVGYLDSDGYLHLVGRIKELINRGGEKISPIEVDAVLVSHPEIAQAVAFGVPDDKYGEEINCAAIPREGTKIDEEEVLRFCKKNLAAFKVPKRVFMTDSLPKTATGKIQRRLVAEHFLAQISTAKVPKFGA
- the LOC132639267 gene encoding tubulin beta-8 chain; the protein is MREILHIQGGQCGNQIGAKFWEVICAEHGIDSTGRYQGDSDLQLERLNVYYNEASCGRFVPRAVLMDLEPGTMDSVRSGPYGQIFRPDNFVFGQSGAGNNWAKGHYTEGAELIDSVLDVVRKEAENCDCLQGFQVAHSLGGGTGSGMGTLLISKIREEYPDRMMLTFSVFPSPKVSDTVVEPYNATLSVHQLVENADECMVLDNEALYDICFRTLKLTTPSFGDLNHLISATMSGVTCCLRFPGQLNSDLRKLAVNLIPFPRLHFFMVGFAPLTSRGSQQYRALTVPELTQQMWDAKNMMCAADPRHGRYLTASAMFRGKMSTKEVDEQMINVQNKNSSYFVEWIPNNVKSTVCDIPPTGLKMASTFIGNSTSIQEMFRRVSEQFTAMFRRKAFLHWYTGEGMDEMEFTEAESNMNDLVSEYQQYQDATADEEEGYDYEDEEEQLEG